The Kitasatospora sp. NBC_00374 genome has a segment encoding these proteins:
- a CDS encoding glycosyltransferase family 4 protein, translating into MDHSATRGTAAAHESGQLHVVLVLSASTGGIGAHVRSLAQGLVAHGVGVTVCAPAGTDDLFGFSQAGARYHQVEITPTSGARSDAAAIGELRRAFTGADVVHAHGMRAGLLADLALRTAGRFPGLRPQTPLVVTSHHAMLATGMERRLQRLMERRVVRAADLVLGASSDLVARARELGATDARLGPIAAPPIPPGSLDRDEARAALLGDRPDRPVVLAVGRLVPQKSFGLLLDAARRLTDPRPLVVIAGDGPEAQPLRDRIAAERLPAELLGYRTDVPDLLAGADVVAVSSRWEARSLVVQEAMRAGVPVVSTAVGGIPELVGDAALLVPYGDPQALAGALRELLAEPKRRAELAEAGRQQAATWPDEAATVAQVLSTYDELVQRAG; encoded by the coding sequence GTGGACCATTCCGCCACCCGGGGCACCGCCGCCGCCCACGAGTCGGGGCAGCTGCATGTGGTGCTCGTCCTGTCAGCCAGCACGGGCGGCATTGGAGCGCACGTCCGCTCCCTCGCCCAGGGCCTGGTCGCGCACGGCGTCGGCGTGACGGTCTGCGCACCCGCCGGCACCGACGACCTCTTCGGCTTCTCCCAGGCCGGCGCCCGCTACCACCAGGTCGAGATCACCCCGACGTCCGGCGCCCGCAGCGACGCCGCCGCGATCGGTGAACTGCGCCGCGCCTTCACCGGCGCCGACGTCGTGCACGCCCACGGGATGCGGGCCGGACTGCTCGCCGACCTCGCGCTGCGCACCGCCGGCCGGTTCCCCGGGCTGCGCCCGCAGACCCCGCTGGTGGTCACCTCGCACCACGCGATGCTCGCCACCGGCATGGAGCGCCGGCTCCAGCGGCTGATGGAACGCCGGGTGGTGCGGGCCGCCGACCTGGTCCTGGGTGCCTCCTCCGACCTCGTCGCCCGGGCCCGCGAACTCGGCGCCACCGACGCCCGGCTCGGGCCGATCGCCGCGCCGCCGATCCCGCCCGGCAGCCTGGACCGCGACGAGGCCCGCGCCGCCCTGCTCGGCGACCGCCCGGACCGCCCGGTGGTGCTCGCGGTCGGCCGCCTGGTACCGCAGAAGTCCTTCGGTCTGCTGCTGGACGCGGCCCGCCGGCTCACCGACCCCCGACCCCTGGTCGTGATCGCGGGCGACGGCCCGGAGGCCCAGCCGCTGCGGGACCGGATCGCCGCCGAACGGCTGCCGGCCGAACTGCTCGGCTACCGCACCGACGTGCCCGACCTGCTCGCCGGCGCCGACGTGGTGGCGGTCAGCAGCCGCTGGGAAGCCCGCTCGCTGGTCGTCCAGGAGGCGATGCGGGCCGGCGTACCGGTGGTCTCCACCGCGGTCGGCGGCATCCCCGAACTGGTCGGCGACGCCGCACTGCTGGTCCCCTACGGCGACCCGCAGGCCCTCGCCGGTGCCCTGCGCGAGCTGCTCGCCGAGCCCAAGCGCCGGGCCGAGCTGGCCGAGGCCGGCCGCCAGCAGGCCGCCACCTGGCCGGACGAGGCGGCCACCGTCGCCCAGGTGCTCTCCACCTACGACGAACTGGTGCAGCGGGCCGGCTAG
- a CDS encoding glycoside hydrolase family 15 protein, with translation MAGRIEDYALIGDMQTAALVSRDGAVDWLCLPRFDSPAVFAGLLGTDEHGFWRIGPAEPVTDPATPPAPRTAVSDTDEIPVPVTAGAPALPSDRRRYRGDSLILEHEWDTQGGSVRVIDFMPPRHLLGTPDVPQMIRIVEGLKGRVRMRSAVRMRFSYGRIVPWVHRVEQPDGGHRTVAVAGPDSVWLDGVAETYGRDLTTYADFTVDEGERIAFALTWQASHLPAPAAPDAEEALAATERFWRDWVGHCTYQGPYREAVVRSLITLKGLTYAPTGGIVAAPTTSLPEDLGGERNWDYRYTWLRDAAITLSSLLRTGYREEARAWREWLLRAVAGDPENLQIMYGIAGERELTESELDWLPGYEDSTPVRVGNGAAGQLQLDVYGEVVEALHLGHMTGLVRNDHAHQLQLKLITYLEKHWREPDEGIWEVRGPRRHFVHSKVMAWVAVDRTIKLIEQSPAEGPLERWTALREEIHREVCEKGYDPERNTFTQYYGGKELDASLLLIPQVGFLPPDDKRVIGTIEAIQHELSTEDGFVLRYPTHDDQGNNVDGLSGHEGAFLACSFWLADDLAMIGRVGEARELFDKLLSLRNDVGLLAEEWDPREKRQVGNFPQAFSHVPLIDTALRLTAAAGAYISPQPDARTTDRADQPAH, from the coding sequence GTGGCCGGCCGTATCGAGGACTACGCCCTCATCGGAGACATGCAGACCGCTGCCCTCGTCAGCAGGGACGGCGCGGTCGACTGGCTCTGTCTGCCCAGATTCGACTCGCCGGCCGTCTTCGCCGGCCTGCTGGGGACCGATGAACACGGGTTCTGGCGGATCGGCCCGGCCGAACCGGTCACCGACCCCGCGACCCCGCCCGCGCCGCGCACCGCCGTCAGCGACACCGACGAGATCCCCGTCCCGGTCACCGCCGGCGCCCCCGCCCTGCCCAGCGACCGGCGCCGCTACCGCGGCGACTCGCTGATCCTGGAGCACGAGTGGGACACCCAGGGCGGCAGCGTCCGGGTCATCGACTTCATGCCGCCCCGCCACCTGCTCGGCACCCCCGACGTGCCGCAGATGATCCGGATCGTCGAGGGCCTCAAGGGCCGGGTCCGGATGCGCTCGGCCGTCCGGATGCGGTTCAGCTACGGCCGGATCGTGCCCTGGGTGCACCGGGTCGAGCAGCCCGACGGCGGCCACCGCACCGTCGCCGTCGCCGGACCGGACTCGGTCTGGCTGGACGGCGTCGCCGAGACGTACGGCCGCGACCTCACCACCTACGCCGACTTCACCGTCGACGAGGGCGAGCGGATCGCCTTCGCCCTCACCTGGCAGGCCTCGCACCTGCCCGCCCCCGCCGCGCCCGACGCGGAGGAGGCGCTGGCCGCCACCGAGCGGTTCTGGCGGGACTGGGTCGGCCACTGCACCTACCAGGGCCCGTACCGCGAGGCCGTGGTCCGCTCGCTGATCACCCTCAAGGGGCTCACCTACGCCCCCACCGGCGGCATCGTCGCCGCGCCCACCACCTCGCTGCCCGAGGACCTCGGCGGAGAACGCAACTGGGACTACCGCTACACCTGGCTCCGCGACGCCGCCATCACCCTCTCCTCGCTGCTGCGCACCGGCTACCGCGAGGAGGCCCGGGCCTGGCGCGAGTGGCTGCTGCGCGCCGTGGCCGGCGACCCGGAGAACCTGCAGATCATGTACGGCATCGCCGGCGAACGCGAGCTCACCGAGTCCGAGCTGGACTGGCTGCCCGGATACGAGGACTCCACCCCCGTCCGGGTCGGCAACGGCGCCGCCGGCCAGCTCCAGCTGGACGTCTACGGCGAGGTCGTCGAAGCCCTGCACCTGGGCCACATGACCGGCCTGGTCCGCAACGACCACGCACACCAGCTCCAGCTGAAGCTGATCACCTACCTGGAGAAGCACTGGCGCGAGCCGGACGAGGGCATCTGGGAGGTGCGCGGCCCGCGCCGGCACTTCGTGCACTCCAAGGTGATGGCCTGGGTCGCCGTCGACCGGACCATCAAGCTGATCGAGCAGAGCCCCGCCGAAGGCCCGCTGGAGCGCTGGACGGCGCTGCGCGAGGAGATCCACCGCGAGGTCTGCGAGAAGGGCTACGACCCGGAGCGCAACACCTTCACCCAGTACTACGGCGGCAAGGAGCTGGACGCCTCCCTGCTGCTCATCCCCCAGGTCGGTTTCCTCCCGCCGGACGACAAGCGGGTGATCGGCACCATCGAGGCCATCCAGCACGAGCTGTCCACCGAGGACGGCTTCGTCCTGCGCTACCCGACCCACGACGACCAGGGCAACAACGTGGACGGCCTGTCCGGGCACGAAGGGGCCTTCCTGGCCTGCTCGTTCTGGCTCGCCGACGACCTGGCGATGATCGGCCGGGTCGGCGAGGCGCGGGAGCTGTTCGACAAGCTGCTGTCGCTGCGCAACGACGTCGGGCTGCTCGCCGAGGAGTGGGACCCGCGCGAGAAGCGGCAGGTCGGCAACTTCCCGCAGGCCTTCAGCCACGTGCCGCTGATCGACACCGCCCTGCGGCTGACGGCCGCCGCCGGGGCCTACATCTCCCCCCAGCCCGACGCCCGCACCACCGACCGGGCCGACCAGCCCGCCCACTGA
- a CDS encoding CTP synthase, translated as MAQPHSGKASSSRAVTTKHLFVTGGVASSLGKGLTASSLGALLKARGLRVTMQKLDPYLNVDPGTMNPFQHGEVFVTDDGAETDLDIGHYERFLDTNLHGSANVTTGQVYSTVIAKERRGEYLGDTVQVIPHITNEIKSRIRRMATEDVDVVITEVGGTVGDIESLPFLEAVRQVRHEVGRDNVFFVHVSLLPYIGPSGELKTKPTQHSVAALRNIGIQPDAIVLRADREVPQAIKRKISLMCDVDEEAVVAAIDAKSIYDIPKVLHGEGLDAYVVRRLDLAFRDVDWTVWDDLLRRVHEPQHIVKVALVGKYIDLPDAYLSVTEALRAGGFANNARVEIKWVASDDCLTPEGAQEQLGDVDAICIPGGFGDRGVDGKVAAITFGRENKVPLLGLCLGLQCVVIEAARNLAGLPEANSTEFDAAAKYPVISTMAEQLAIVDGKGDLGGTMRLGLYPAKLAEGSIVREVYGGEQYVDERHRHRYEVNNAYRADLEKTGLQFSGLSPKGDLVEYVEYPREVHPYLVATQAHPELKSRPTRPHPLFAGLVAAAIKIKTDAP; from the coding sequence TTGGCACAGCCCCATTCCGGCAAGGCGTCCAGCAGCCGCGCCGTGACGACCAAGCACCTCTTCGTCACCGGGGGTGTCGCCTCATCGCTCGGCAAGGGCCTCACCGCCTCCAGCCTCGGAGCGCTGCTCAAGGCCCGCGGCCTGCGCGTGACGATGCAGAAGCTCGACCCGTACCTCAACGTAGACCCGGGCACTATGAACCCGTTCCAGCACGGTGAGGTCTTCGTCACCGACGACGGCGCCGAGACCGACCTGGACATCGGCCACTACGAGCGGTTCCTGGACACCAACCTGCACGGCTCGGCCAACGTCACCACCGGCCAGGTGTACTCGACGGTCATCGCCAAGGAGCGCCGCGGCGAGTACCTGGGCGACACCGTCCAGGTCATCCCGCACATCACCAACGAGATCAAGTCCCGGATCCGCCGGATGGCGACCGAGGACGTCGACGTGGTGATCACCGAGGTCGGCGGCACCGTCGGCGACATCGAGTCGCTGCCGTTCCTGGAGGCCGTGCGCCAGGTCCGCCACGAGGTCGGCCGGGACAACGTCTTCTTCGTGCACGTCTCCCTGCTGCCGTACATCGGCCCCTCGGGCGAGCTCAAGACCAAGCCGACCCAGCACTCGGTCGCGGCGCTGCGCAACATCGGCATCCAGCCCGACGCCATCGTGCTGCGCGCCGACCGCGAGGTCCCGCAGGCCATCAAGCGCAAGATCTCGCTGATGTGCGACGTGGACGAGGAGGCCGTGGTCGCGGCCATCGACGCCAAGTCGATCTACGACATCCCGAAGGTGCTGCACGGCGAGGGCCTGGACGCGTACGTGGTGCGCCGTCTGGACCTGGCCTTCCGCGACGTCGACTGGACCGTCTGGGACGACCTGCTGCGCCGGGTCCACGAGCCCCAGCACATCGTCAAGGTCGCGCTGGTCGGCAAGTACATCGACCTGCCCGACGCCTACCTGTCGGTCACCGAGGCGCTGCGCGCGGGCGGCTTCGCCAACAACGCGCGGGTCGAGATCAAGTGGGTCGCCTCGGACGACTGCCTGACGCCCGAGGGCGCCCAGGAGCAGCTCGGCGACGTGGACGCGATCTGCATCCCCGGCGGCTTCGGCGACCGCGGTGTCGACGGCAAGGTCGCCGCGATCACCTTCGGCCGGGAGAACAAGGTCCCGCTGCTCGGCCTGTGCCTGGGCCTGCAGTGCGTGGTCATCGAGGCGGCCCGCAACCTGGCCGGCCTGCCGGAGGCCAACTCCACCGAGTTCGACGCGGCCGCGAAGTACCCGGTCATCTCCACCATGGCCGAGCAGCTGGCGATCGTGGACGGCAAGGGCGACCTGGGCGGCACCATGCGCCTCGGCCTCTACCCGGCCAAGCTCGCCGAGGGTTCGATCGTGCGCGAGGTCTACGGCGGCGAGCAGTACGTGGACGAGCGCCACCGCCACCGCTACGAGGTCAACAACGCCTACCGGGCGGACCTGGAGAAGACCGGCCTGCAGTTCTCCGGCCTGTCCCCGAAGGGCGACCTGGTCGAGTACGTCGAGTACCCGCGCGAGGTGCACCCCTACCTGGTCGCCACCCAGGCGCACCCGGAGCTGAAGTCCCGTCCGACCCGTCCGCACCCGCTGTTCGCGGGTCTGGTGGCGGCGGCCATCAAGATCAAGACCGACGCCCCGTAA
- a CDS encoding NUDIX domain-containing protein, giving the protein MTDVQQAEVQQAEVLQQIRDLEEQWPVRTTETPFQGRVTGVRTDEVLMPDGSYARRDYQTHPGSVSVLALDDQGRVLILRQYRHPVRQRLWELPAGLLDVPGENPLHAAQRELYEEAHCTAGQWRVLVDFYTSPGGTDEALRLFLATDLAEAEGERYAAHGEELEIETARVPVEELVRLILAGGLHNPTLITGTLALHAALTGPGLDSLRPADSPWPARPFDAA; this is encoded by the coding sequence ATGACCGACGTGCAGCAGGCCGAGGTGCAGCAGGCCGAGGTGCTCCAGCAGATCCGGGACCTGGAGGAGCAGTGGCCGGTGCGGACCACCGAGACGCCGTTCCAGGGGCGGGTCACCGGTGTGCGGACCGACGAGGTGCTCATGCCGGACGGCAGCTACGCCCGCCGTGACTACCAGACGCACCCGGGCTCGGTCTCCGTGCTCGCGCTGGACGACCAGGGCCGGGTGCTGATCCTGCGCCAGTACCGGCACCCGGTGCGCCAGCGGCTGTGGGAGCTGCCGGCCGGGCTGCTGGACGTCCCCGGGGAGAACCCGCTGCACGCCGCGCAGCGCGAGCTGTACGAGGAGGCGCACTGCACCGCCGGGCAGTGGCGGGTGCTGGTGGACTTCTACACCTCGCCCGGCGGCACCGACGAGGCGCTGCGGCTCTTCCTCGCCACCGACCTGGCCGAGGCCGAGGGCGAGCGCTACGCCGCGCACGGCGAGGAGCTGGAGATCGAGACCGCCCGGGTGCCGGTCGAGGAGCTGGTCCGGCTGATCCTGGCGGGCGGGCTGCACAACCCGACCCTGATCACCGGCACGCTCGCCCTGCACGCCGCCCTGACCGGCCCGGGCCTGGACTCGCTGCGGCCCGCCGACTCGCCCTGGCCGGCCCGGCCCTTCGACGCCGCCTGA
- a CDS encoding AAA family ATPase has translation MARKTATMDAPLPGSAVTDRLPAGAEPFVGRRTELAALAAAAARPVPGRGRLLVLAGRPGSGRTSLAVRYARSVAGDYPDGLLFARMSAPDGSLVGPGRAARRLLEQLAEVPEGLLPADPAAEDPACGALREALSGRKLLVLLDEVREAGQLLPLLVDEPGCLVLATTSGPLTGIEAIDPVILGGLDQASAVELLGSLIGGTRISCDPVGAADLAEACTARPAALRLVAGRLRADARAAVTDVAAELAPTAPEEAPQAPKSRGATKPKGRGGAANRRQARELLPAEPVPVPDTDPLVAAFELLYRALPAPSARMLRMLTLAPAQSADLRTASALVGCPAPEAGTLLERLAEQELLEREPAAADGTARYRVPGRLYPRLVELRTGRDRPAEIELARARLLERLVRLVDSARLLLDRSAGENPDPLPGPLRLRSAAQAAGWLTGERDQLLVAVRDAIGQGDLDGSAGRLVTALLRALPLTGGTAPADLHQLHELVLRVAERQEAPRRAAAALLNLGDLQAAAGHWEQAEDRYRAALDRARTAGDEPACARALEGTAGCHRALGDPVRAGDWYGRALALRQSLGDHRAEARLLARIAEAHTAQRRYDEADREYRAAVATLRRIGDEAGAAALAQALERLRRLVDGEGNHPVSE, from the coding sequence GTGGCGAGGAAGACGGCGACGATGGACGCACCGCTGCCCGGGTCCGCGGTGACCGACCGGCTGCCCGCGGGAGCGGAACCGTTCGTCGGGCGCCGTACCGAGCTGGCCGCGCTGGCAGCCGCCGCAGCCCGGCCGGTACCCGGGCGGGGCCGGCTGCTGGTGCTCGCCGGCCGGCCCGGGTCGGGGCGGACCTCGCTCGCGGTGCGCTACGCGCGCTCGGTGGCCGGCGACTACCCCGACGGGCTGCTGTTCGCCCGGATGTCCGCGCCGGACGGCAGCCTCGTCGGGCCCGGCCGGGCCGCCCGCCGGCTGCTGGAACAGCTGGCGGAGGTGCCCGAGGGGCTGCTGCCCGCCGACCCCGCGGCCGAGGACCCGGCCTGCGGGGCACTGCGCGAGGCACTGTCCGGACGCAAGCTGCTCGTCCTGCTGGACGAGGTCCGGGAGGCCGGCCAGCTGCTCCCGCTGCTCGTCGACGAACCCGGCTGCCTGGTGCTGGCCACCACCTCCGGGCCGCTGACCGGGATCGAGGCGATCGACCCGGTGATCCTCGGCGGTCTCGACCAGGCGTCCGCCGTCGAACTGCTCGGCTCGCTGATCGGCGGCACCCGGATCAGCTGCGACCCGGTCGGGGCGGCCGACCTCGCCGAGGCCTGCACCGCCCGGCCCGCCGCGCTGCGGCTGGTCGCCGGGCGGCTGCGGGCCGACGCCCGGGCCGCGGTCACCGACGTGGCGGCGGAACTCGCGCCGACGGCGCCCGAGGAGGCCCCGCAGGCCCCCAAGTCGCGGGGGGCCACCAAGCCCAAGGGCCGCGGCGGCGCCGCGAACCGGCGGCAGGCACGGGAACTGCTGCCCGCCGAGCCGGTGCCGGTGCCCGACACCGACCCGCTGGTCGCCGCCTTCGAACTGCTCTACCGGGCGCTGCCCGCGCCGTCCGCCCGGATGCTGCGGATGCTGACCCTGGCACCCGCCCAGAGCGCCGACCTGCGGACCGCGTCCGCACTGGTGGGCTGCCCGGCGCCGGAGGCCGGGACGCTCCTGGAGCGCCTCGCCGAGCAGGAGCTGCTGGAGCGGGAGCCGGCCGCCGCGGACGGCACGGCGCGCTACCGGGTGCCGGGGCGGCTGTACCCGCGGCTGGTGGAACTGCGCACCGGGCGCGACCGCCCGGCCGAGATCGAGCTGGCCCGGGCCCGGCTGCTGGAGCGGCTGGTCCGGCTGGTGGACTCGGCCCGGCTGCTGCTGGACCGTTCGGCGGGGGAGAACCCCGATCCGCTGCCCGGCCCGCTGCGCCTGCGAAGCGCGGCCCAGGCGGCCGGCTGGCTGACCGGGGAGCGCGACCAGCTGCTGGTCGCCGTCCGGGACGCGATCGGGCAGGGCGATCTGGACGGTTCGGCGGGCCGGCTGGTGACGGCCCTGCTGCGGGCCCTGCCGTTGACCGGCGGCACCGCACCGGCCGATCTGCACCAGCTGCACGAGCTGGTGCTGCGGGTGGCCGAGCGGCAGGAGGCGCCGCGGCGGGCCGCCGCCGCCCTGCTGAACCTGGGCGACCTGCAGGCCGCCGCGGGCCACTGGGAGCAGGCCGAGGACCGCTACCGGGCCGCTCTGGACCGGGCCCGGACGGCGGGCGACGAACCCGCCTGCGCCCGCGCGTTGGAGGGCACGGCGGGATGCCACCGGGCGCTCGGGGACCCGGTCCGCGCCGGTGACTGGTACGGCCGGGCGCTCGCCCTGCGGCAGAGCCTGGGCGACCACCGGGCCGAGGCCCGGCTGCTGGCCCGGATCGCCGAGGCGCACACCGCGCAGCGCCGCTACGACGAGGCCGACCGGGAGTACCGGGCGGCCGTCGCGACCCTGCGCCGGATCGGCGACGAGGCGGGTGCGGCGGCGCTCGCGCAGGCCCTGGAGCGCCTGCGGCGGCTGGTCGACGGTGAGGGGAATCACCCGGTTTCGGAGTAA
- the ald gene encoding alanine dehydrogenase: MKVGIPREVKNHEYRVAITPAGVLELVRNGHEVFIEDNAGVGSSIPNEEYVAAGATILPTADEVWATADLLLKVKEPIAQEYHRLRKGQTLFTYLHLAADRAGTDALVASGTTAIAYETVQLANGALPLLAPMSEVAGRLAPQVGSYHLMRPAGGRGTLPGGVPGTHPAKAVVIGGGVSGWHAATIAIGMGYDVTLLDRDINKLREADKIFGTKIKAIASNSFELEKAVLDADLVIGAVLIPGAKAPKLVTNELVSRMKPGSVLVDIAIDQGGCFEDSRATTHAEPTFQVHNSVFYCVANMPGAVPNTSTYALTNATLPYIVELANRGWKEALRRDASLAKGLNVHEGQITYGAVAEAFGLESVSLDSVLA; the protein is encoded by the coding sequence GTGAAGGTCGGCATCCCCCGCGAGGTCAAGAACCACGAGTACCGCGTGGCCATCACGCCTGCCGGCGTGCTTGAGCTGGTCCGCAACGGCCACGAGGTCTTCATCGAGGACAACGCCGGCGTCGGCTCCTCGATCCCGAACGAGGAGTACGTGGCGGCCGGCGCCACCATCCTCCCCACCGCCGACGAGGTGTGGGCCACCGCCGACCTGCTGCTGAAGGTCAAGGAGCCCATCGCGCAGGAGTACCACCGCCTGCGCAAGGGTCAGACCCTCTTCACCTACCTCCACCTGGCGGCCGACCGTGCCGGCACCGACGCGCTCGTCGCGTCCGGCACCACCGCGATCGCGTACGAGACCGTGCAGCTCGCCAACGGCGCCCTGCCGCTGCTCGCCCCGATGTCCGAGGTCGCGGGCCGGCTGGCCCCGCAGGTCGGCTCGTACCACCTGATGCGCCCGGCCGGCGGCCGCGGCACCCTCCCCGGCGGCGTGCCCGGCACCCACCCGGCGAAGGCCGTCGTCATCGGCGGTGGCGTCTCCGGCTGGCACGCGGCCACCATCGCCATCGGCATGGGCTACGACGTGACCCTGCTGGACCGTGACATCAACAAGCTGCGCGAGGCCGACAAGATCTTCGGCACGAAGATCAAGGCCATCGCCTCCAACTCCTTCGAGCTGGAGAAGGCCGTCCTGGACGCCGACCTGGTGATCGGCGCCGTGCTGATCCCGGGCGCCAAGGCCCCGAAGCTGGTCACCAACGAGCTGGTCTCCCGGATGAAGCCGGGCTCCGTGCTCGTCGACATCGCGATCGACCAGGGCGGCTGCTTCGAGGACTCCCGTGCCACCACGCACGCCGAGCCGACCTTCCAGGTCCACAACTCGGTCTTCTACTGCGTGGCGAACATGCCGGGCGCCGTCCCGAACACCTCCACCTACGCGCTGACCAACGCGACGCTGCCCTACATCGTCGAGCTGGCCAACCGCGGGTGGAAGGAGGCGCTGCGCCGCGACGCGTCGCTGGCCAAGGGCCTCAACGTGCACGAGGGCCAGATCACCTACGGCGCCGTCGCCGAGGCCTTCGGCCTGGAGTCGGTCTCCCTGGACAGCGTGCTCGCCTGA
- a CDS encoding ParA family protein — MGTVEVGSVAVRTFEARQHAAAAPADLDAEFAAYGLAYSELGYGPYDDPDAEYEPDPEYAATLAPDAARQRRERVGPTGRPLPYFPIPAPLAEHGPAQIIAMCNQKGGVGKTTSTINLGAALAEYGRRVLLVDFDPQGALSVGLGVNPMELDVTVYNLLMERGLTADEVLLKTAVPGMDLLPSNIDLSAAEVQLVSEVARESALARALRPLLPDYDYVIIDCQPSLGLLTVNALTAAHSVIVPLECEFFALRGVALLTETIEKVCERLNPDLRLDGILATMYDSRTVHSREVLARVVEAFGEHVFHTVIGRTVRFPETTVAGEPITTYATNSVGAAAYRQLAREVLDRCRPVE; from the coding sequence GTGGGCACGGTGGAGGTCGGCTCGGTAGCGGTCCGCACCTTCGAGGCGCGTCAGCACGCCGCCGCCGCCCCCGCCGACCTCGACGCGGAGTTCGCGGCCTACGGTCTGGCCTACAGCGAGCTCGGCTACGGCCCGTACGACGACCCGGACGCCGAGTACGAGCCGGACCCCGAGTACGCCGCCACCCTGGCCCCCGACGCCGCCCGCCAGCGCCGCGAGCGGGTCGGCCCGACCGGCCGCCCGCTGCCGTACTTCCCGATCCCCGCGCCGCTCGCCGAGCACGGGCCCGCGCAGATCATCGCGATGTGCAACCAGAAGGGCGGGGTCGGCAAGACCACCTCGACCATCAACCTGGGCGCCGCGCTCGCCGAGTACGGCCGCCGGGTCCTGCTGGTCGACTTCGACCCGCAGGGCGCGCTCTCGGTCGGACTGGGCGTCAACCCGATGGAGCTGGACGTCACGGTCTACAACCTGCTCATGGAGCGGGGTCTGACGGCCGATGAGGTGCTCCTGAAGACCGCCGTCCCCGGCATGGACCTGCTGCCCTCCAACATCGACCTGTCGGCCGCCGAGGTGCAGCTGGTCAGCGAGGTGGCCCGGGAGTCCGCGCTGGCGCGGGCGCTCAGGCCGCTGCTGCCCGACTACGACTACGTCATCATCGACTGCCAGCCCTCGCTGGGCCTGCTGACGGTCAATGCCCTGACGGCGGCTCACAGCGTCATCGTCCCGCTGGAGTGCGAGTTCTTCGCGCTGCGCGGTGTCGCGCTGCTCACCGAGACCATCGAGAAGGTCTGCGAGCGGCTCAACCCCGACCTGCGCCTGGACGGCATCCTGGCCACCATGTACGACTCCCGCACGGTGCACAGCCGCGAGGTGCTGGCCCGGGTCGTGGAGGCCTTCGGCGAGCACGTCTTCCACACCGTCATCGGCCGCACGGTGCGGTTCCCGGAGACCACCGTGGCCGGCGAGCCGATCACCACGTACGCCACCAACTCGGTCGGCGCCGCCGCCTACCGTCAGCTCGCCAGGGAGGTGCTCGACCGGTGCCGCCCCGTCGAGTGA
- a CDS encoding ScpA family protein, which produces MSSSTETPVTTAPEPAAADGRGGFRVRLDNFEGPFDLLLGLIAKHKLDVTEVSLSTVTDEFVAHIRAMGPDWDLDAATEFLVVAATLLDLKAARLLPAAEIEDEEDLALLEARDLLFARLLQYRAYKQAAAVLAERWAAELRLRPRTVGLEPRHAALLPEVVLAIGPERFAQLAARAMTPRPRPAVYVDHIHTPPVSVREQAAVVVDRLTALGTASFGRLVADAGTTLVVVARFLALLELYRERVLDFDQPEALGELVVRWIAETDRQVEVTDEFDRPPGEPDGAAKDGGQR; this is translated from the coding sequence ATGTCCAGCAGCACCGAAACCCCGGTCACCACCGCCCCCGAGCCCGCCGCGGCCGACGGGCGCGGTGGCTTCCGGGTGCGGCTGGACAACTTCGAGGGCCCGTTCGACCTGCTGCTCGGCCTGATCGCCAAGCACAAGCTGGACGTCACCGAGGTCTCGCTGTCCACCGTCACGGACGAGTTCGTCGCCCACATCAGGGCGATGGGCCCGGACTGGGACCTGGACGCGGCCACCGAGTTCCTGGTGGTCGCGGCCACCCTCCTCGACCTCAAGGCCGCCCGGCTGCTGCCCGCCGCCGAGATCGAGGACGAGGAGGACCTGGCCCTGCTAGAGGCCAGGGACCTGCTCTTCGCCCGGCTGCTGCAGTACCGCGCGTACAAGCAGGCCGCCGCGGTCCTCGCCGAACGCTGGGCCGCCGAGCTGCGGCTGCGGCCGCGCACGGTCGGCCTGGAGCCCCGGCACGCCGCACTGCTGCCCGAGGTGGTGCTGGCGATCGGGCCGGAGCGGTTCGCGCAGCTCGCCGCCCGGGCGATGACGCCCAGACCGAGGCCCGCGGTCTACGTCGACCACATCCACACCCCGCCGGTCAGCGTCCGCGAGCAGGCCGCCGTCGTGGTGGACCGGCTCACCGCGCTCGGTACGGCCAGCTTCGGCCGGCTGGTCGCGGACGCCGGGACCACCCTCGTCGTGGTCGCCCGGTTCCTCGCCCTGCTGGAGCTCTACCGGGAACGGGTGCTCGACTTCGACCAGCCCGAGGCGCTCGGCGAGCTCGTGGTCCGGTGGATCGCGGAGACCGACCGCCAGGTCGAGGTGACGGACGAGTTCGACCGCCCGCCCGGCGAGCCGGACGGCGCTGCGAAGGACGGTGGACAGCGGTGA